Proteins found in one Triticum urartu cultivar G1812 chromosome 4, Tu2.1, whole genome shotgun sequence genomic segment:
- the LOC125551872 gene encoding galactinol synthase 1-like, with the protein MAPELAGKMAAKAAVAAAKPATKAYVTFLAGAGDYWMGVVGLAKGLRKVGSAYPLVVAVLPDVPELHRKILVSQGCIVREIAPVYPPENHTQFAMAYYVINYSKLRIWEFVEYERMVYLDADIQVFENIDELFDLPKGHFYAVMDCFCEKTWSHTPQYQIGYCQQCPDKVTWPAAEMGPPPALYFNAGMFVHEPSMATAKALLDTLRVTPTTPFAEQDFLNMFFKEQYKPIPLVYNLVLAMLWRHPENVQLEKVKVVHYCAAGSKPWRFTGKEENMDREDIRILVRNWWDIYNDDESLDFKGLPALAADADELEAAAKKPLRAALAEAGTVKYVAAPSAA; encoded by the exons ATGGCTCCCGAGCTGGCCGGCAAGATGGCCGCCAAGGCTGCCGTGGCGGCGGCGAAGCCCGCGACGAAGGCGTACGTGACGTTCTTGGCGGGGGCAGGGGACTACTGGATGGGCGTGGTTGGGCTTGCCAAGGGCCTGCGCAAGGTTGGCTCGGCCTACCCACTGGTGGTAGCCGTGCTGCCCGACGTGCCCGAGCTCCACCGCAAGATCCTCGTCTCCCAGGGCTGCATCGTCCGCGAGATCGCCCCCGTGTACCCGCCCGAGAACCACACCCAGTTTGCCATGGCCTACTACGTCATCAACTACTCCAAGCTCCGCATCTGGGAG TTTGTGGAGTACGAGAGGATGGTGTACCTCGACGCCGACATCCAGGTGTTCGAAAACATCGACGAGCTGTTCGATCTGCCCAAGGGGCACTTCTACGCCGTGATGGACTGCTTCTGCGAGAAGACGTGGAGCCACACCCCGCAGTACCAGATCGGCTACTGCCAGCAGTGTCCCGACAAGGTGACGTGGCCGGCCGCCGAGATGGGCCCGCCGCCGGCGCTCTACTTCAACGCCGGCATGTTCGTGCACGAGCCCAGCATGGCCACCGCCAAGGCGCTCCTTGACACCCTCCGCGTGACGCCGACGACCCCATTCGCGGAGCAG GATTTCCTGAACATGTTCTTCAAGGAGCAGTACAAGCCGATCCCGCTGGTCTACAACCTTGTGCTGGCGATGCTCTGGAGGCACCCGGAGAACGTCCAGCTGGAGAAGGTCAAGGTGGTGCACTACTGCGCTGCG GGATCGAAGCCATGGAGGTTCACGGGCAAAGAGGAGAACATGGACAGGGAGGACATCAGGATCCTCGTCAGGAACTGGTGGGACATCTACAACGACGACGAGAGCCTCGATTTCAAGGGCCTGCCCGCCCTGGCCGCCGACGCCGACGAGCTCGAGGCGGCGGCCAAGAAGCCGCTCCGCGCAGCGCTTGCGGAAGCCGGCACCGTCAAGTACGTCGCCGCGCCCTCGGCTGCGTAA